In Panicum virgatum strain AP13 chromosome 5K, P.virgatum_v5, whole genome shotgun sequence, the genomic window TCTAAATACTGGATTACAGAATCACTTTTTTTTGGTGAACAATTACAGAATCACTTAACCTATCATGAAACATGAAGGAAGATTTTTCTTTCACACTATCCATATTGGGCAAGGGAACTAAACATGCCGCCCTATGCTTATGGCGATTGTAAGTCACTGCGCACAAACTGTAAGTTTGTAGGTGCCATGTGGCAGATGCTAAGCATATGGGGAATAAACCTGAAAAATGACTGTATTATAAAATTCAGAATGGTTGGTGGTAAAGTTAATTTAAGCAAAGCCATGAAAGTTACGCACATAGAACCATGTTAGATTCAGTTACGCACTGAAGTGGTGACTGCATTTTGTTAAATTTACAATGGATAAGAGTCACTCACATTTGCCCAAACTTGGTGCCTTTCTCAATCTGCAGATCATACACGGAGACGTGCGTGGGCCTGGCATCCACGGTGCACCTCAAGCTCTCCTCCCACATCTCCTCGGTCTGGTTGGGCAGCGAGGAGATGAGGTCCATGCTCCAGTTGTGTAGCCCCTCGCACGCCGTGACGATTCCGACGGCCTCGtgcacctcctccaccccgTGCGCGCGGCCGCACGCGCGGAGCAGGTCATCCTGGAACGCCTGCACGCCGAGCGACACGCGGTTGACGCCCACGCCCACGAGCTCCCTGAGCCTGGCGGCGTCGAAGGTCCCCGGGTCCATCTCGATGGACACCTCGGGGCACGCCGACAGGCTGAACCTGTCCCGCAGCGCGTCGAGGACGGCCGCGACGAGGCGCGGCGGGACGAGCGACGGCGTGCCGCCCCCGAAGAAGACGGTCTCGAGCGGGACGCCGTCGTCGGAGAACGGGCGCGTGGCAGCGATCTCGCGGAGGAGGAGACGCACGTAGTCGACGATCCTGGGGTCGTCTGCGCTCTCGCTGCGGGACGGGGTGGTGCCCGAGGAGGAGCCGAGCGCGACGATGGGGAAGTCGCAGTAGTGGCAGCGCTTGCGGCAGAAGGGGAGGTGGACGTATACGGAGGATGGAGGGAGCTCCGggagcgagggaggaggaggagataaagaggaggaggtggtggcggcggcataTCGTCGAGCAGGTGGAGGGCGTGGGCGGATTGGGGGCGGTTTCCTTGGCGAGAGTTGGGAGACGAGCGGGGAGGCCAATCGTAGCATTACTGACTGAAGTTGAGGCCGCGCACGGACGCGGGGGCGAGGGCGACGCGGTTGGGGGCAGATTGGCGCTGAAGCGAGcctgctcgcggcggcgctcgtagCGGGCGGAGGCAGGCGGCGCTCGTAGCCTGCTCTCTGCTGTGGTGCACTTCTGAAGTCTTAGGCCTGTTTGGCACGATTTCACCGGCTCCGGCTTCGTCTACTGTAGCGCACTGTAGCGGCACTGTAGCACGGAGACGGTGAAGCTGGCCTCCCGCAGATTCGCAGATTCAGCGGCTTCACTCCTCCCGCAGGCGAAGCTGCTTTGTTTCAGCTCCGTGCTTCAGCGGCTTCACTCCTCCCGCGGCACTGTAGCACGGAGCCGGAGCCGTCCgcgtgaagccctcccaaagggGCCCTTAAGCTGCACACAGCTATCGGAAAATATGTACTAGTACCTTGTTCAATGATAATATTCATACCGTGTATGACTAGGCAAGTGCCCCCACCTGATACTTCTATAATCCGTGAAAGGTTGCATGCTTGGCCCCAATTGTACAATCTTTCAAACCTGCACTTTGAAATTTCTTTTGGATAAAAGATCCGAAGGCCTTGATCCTTTAGTCCGACGAAACTTTATGATGTATAGAGTAACAGAATGTGCTATGCCCGTTCTTGTTTCGACTTTTGACAATGTGGTTTCCTTGTTTGTCTTGTTGCGAGTAATGACTACTTCATGGACATGATAGTTCTTATTAAATGGTAGTGAACTTTTAGTGTCACCATTAGCATCGGCGATACTCTTAGCGTTTGCAATACTCTGTAAAGGTGCCGGAGTCAGGCCTACGATTCTCGGGGCCTGACTCAAACCGTAGTTGCCTGGAGATGCATCCAGTCACCTCTGGACAAACCCCTCTTAAGCAACTCTCAGGCACCAGAAAAAATTCTGAAGGAATTACCATGTGCCTACTTTCTGGATCTATTTTCCAATGACGAGGTTGAACAAATTgttgcttcgccgccgccgtcagcaAGGCCGTCAGCCCGTCACAGCCCATTAGGTCCTCCGCAGGGAAGTGTTGGCCATCGGCTCTATGGAGTAGCGGATTCATTCGTCCTAGTCGCCGGGAACAAGACAACGTCGAGCTCAAGCTCAACTCCAGCTGTTAAACAGACTGGACGCTTGGCTGTTCAGGTTCTTCAATTAGTGTTGGTCAGTTAGCGTTGGTTGGCTTTCCATCTTCTAAAGTCAGTTTCATCAGTCTGTAATCTATATATGTAACTCTCCAAGCTATGAATGAATTAAGTTGTGTTAAGCACTTCTTCATGGTATCATTCGGGTTCCTTTTCTGAACCTCCCCATCTTCCGCTCCTCTCGTCGTGGCATGGCCAACGACGAcgcggctgctgcggctgccGCTGAAGCAGAGCGCCTCGCCGCAGAGcaggccgccgctgcccgcgtCGCGCgcgaggctgctgctgccgagcgCCGCGCCCTTCAGGCTGAGGTCGCTCGCCACGAGCAGGCCCTCGCTGATGCCCGACGCCGTCTCGCGGCGGCCCCCGCTCCCGTTCCTGAGGATGATGACGGCGCCTCGTCCGTTGCCATCGACGACATCGCCGGCGAAGCCGTTCCTGCCCTCCACGCGCAGGCCCTCGGCATCCTCAACATCCGCGCTCTCGTTCCGGTGACCCTCGACCTCAACGCGCCCTCCTTCTCCAAATGGCGCCGCCTTATGCTCCTCGCCCTCGGCGAGTACGCCCTTGCCGATCACGTCCTCAGCGACGCCATCTACCCCAACAATCCGCGCTGGGTGCGGATGGATCTTCATGTGTTGTCCTGGCTATACGGCACCATCACCACCGACCTCTTCGAGATCGTCACCACCGCCACTCCTTCTGCCCACACCGCGTGGGTTGCGCTTGAACAGCAATTCATCGGCAACCGCGAGACACGCGTGCAGCTCGTCGACACCGAGTTTCGCACGTTGTGTCAAGGCGCTTTCTCCGTCACCGACTACTGCCGGCGCATGAAGACCTTCGCCGACTCTCTCATCGAGCTCGGCGAGGCCGTTCCCGACCGCGTCCTCGCCATGAACGTGCTCCGCGGCCTCTCCGAGCGCTTCCACACCCTGCGCCTCTTCCTCAAGAAGCAACGGTCCTTGCCTACCTTCGTCGAGATCCGCTCCGAGTTGCTGCTCGAGGAACTTACCATGGCGTCGGCCGCTCCGCAGCCGCCCACCGCTCTCGTCGCCTCCGGCGCACCTGCCTCCGATGGCGGCTCTGGTGCTCCATCCACCGGGTCCTCCTTGGGTGGGAGCGGCTCATCGGGCGGCGGTaaccgacgccgccggcgcggccgcggcagcggctCTGACAGACAGTCCGCCGGCAGCAGTGCCGGCTCGGGCACGCCTGGTGGTGGCGGTTCTTCTACCACAACGCCAAGGGCTGCCTATTGGCCCGCGATCTACAATCCTTGGACCGGGACCATCCAGATGTGGCCTGGTCCGGTCCAAGGGTGGCGCAGCGGGCCATCTCCGCCGCCTGGGCCGCCCCGCTCGCTGTCTGGGCCACCTCAGCAGGCGTTCGCGGCCTGGCCTGCTCCCGATTCGGCTCCAACAGCTTGGCCGGCCCCCTGGTCTTCTTGGGCCGCCACCTGtagctcctcctgctgctgctccgccgGTCTACTCGCCCACGCTTGCTGCTGGAGGTATTGGCCCATGGGATCAGCAGGCCCTTGCCAGTGCCTTCAACACCATGACTCTAACACCTCCGTCTTCGTCTGGTGATTGGTACATGGATTCCGGTGCCACTTCCCATATGGCCTCTCATCCCGGTATTTTATCTTCCTCTCACCCACCATGTTCCTCCACTCCTTCGTCTATCATTGTGGGTGACGGGTCCCATCTTCCCATCACTGCCACTGGGTTCGTTTCTGTCGGTAATCTTCACCTAAACAATGTTCTTGTTTCTCCCCCCAAATTATCAAGAATCTTGTTTCTGTTCGTCGTTTTACCACTGATAACAACTGTTCTGTTGAGTTTGACCCCCGTGGTTTTTCTGTGAAGGACCTCAAGACCCAAAGCGTGATCACCAGGTGCAATAGCTCCGGCCCTCTGTACTCGATGTGCCCTCCACTCGCCAACTCATCACCCCATGCCTTCCTCACTAGTGTGTCCTCGGAGCTGTGGCACCAACGCCTTGGTCACCTAGGCCATGAGGCTTTGTCTCGCCTTGCTCGCTCTTCTGTTATTTCATGTAATAAAGATACTACTACCTCAAATCTTTGCCATGCATGTCAACTTGGTCGTCATGTTCGCCTCCCGTTTCCTCGCTCCCAGTCTCGAGCCTCTCGACCGTTTGATCTTGTGCATTGTGATTTGTGGACCTCCCCCCTATCCAGTGTGTCTGGTTTTAAATATTACCTTGTCATTCTTGACGATTACTCCCATCACGTGTGGACTTTCCCTCTTCGTCTTAAATCCGACATGTTTTCCACTATTGCACATTTCTTTGCTTATGTTGCTACTCAGTTTGGCTGCACCATCAAAAGCATGCAATGTGATAACGGTCGTGAGTTTGACAACTCATCCACACGTGCCTTCTTTCTCACCCACGGAGTCCATCTCCGCATGTCTTGCCCCTATACCTCGCAGCAAAATGGTAAAGCTGAGCGTGTTCTTCGCACTCTCAATAATATCATTCGCTCCCTCCTTtttcaagtttcatacatatagagacatcataagtgaataatcagtaacagtattaCGTAAAAGCAATAATTaaaagattatcagagttatacagcttatcctggaaacgaagactccaacttcacaggcaatcgactaggggttgcgtacg contains:
- the LOC120708273 gene encoding heme chaperone HemW-like; the encoded protein is MLRLASPLVSQLSPRKPPPIRPRPPPARRYAAATTSSSLSPPPPSLPELPPSSVYVHLPFCRKRCHYCDFPIVALGSSSGTTPSRSESADDPRIVDYVRLLLREIAATRPFSDDGVPLETVFFGGGTPSLVPPRLVAAVLDALRDRFSLSACPEVSIEMDPGTFDAARLRELVGVGVNRVSLGVQAFQDDLLRACGRAHGVEEVHEAVGIVTACEGLHNWSMDLISSLPNQTEEMWEESLRCTVDARPTHVSVYDLQIEKGTKFGQMYTPGVFPLPSDTESANFYKIASKRLSEAGYNHYEISSYCKPGYECKHNLTYWQNRPFYAFGLGSASYINGVRFSRPRRMKEYAEWVQKLEDETWSHKSRSSDSKDMAMDVVMLSLRTAWGLDLQSFSKSFGKSLALSLCSTFRPFVESGLVIAMDMERQALPQFDFEFDLQSEDDFGSRVAFIRLSDPDGFLLSNELISLAFGIISP